The Gadus macrocephalus chromosome 1, ASM3116895v1 DNA window TGGTGCTCGTGATCGGAGGAACCTTTATCCACTACTTGCCTGACTACGGGTAACcctcttattattatttgtgtgggtgggtaGGCCTACACTACTGTAGTTCAAAAGCACCCTTTCACGTATAGTTTTGCATTACTGTTTAGTTGCATTTGTAGGTAATTTTAAGTAAGGccatgtcattaatgagcaggtaggggttagggcttCTTGCTCAAAGAGGCAGACATTCAAACAAAGATCCTTTTTAGCTAGGAAGCAGTTGCAGTTtattatgcatgcatgtatgcatacacacacacatatatatatatatatatatatatatatatatatatatatatatatatatatatatatatatatatatatatagttgtttATGTTGGCTATGTCAAGCAAACAACTTTGGCCCTTTTACTACTATTGTTGTTTCAAAGTTAACATGTTTGCGTGAATGTCTCATGTTTTGCAGCCCTTTCCATTACAAACATGAATATTGTTAATGTAATACTCAACATTCGGCTTTAACAGAAATGCAGTTCCTGCTTTGAGTTCTGCCTTTGGTGTTCAGCTCTGCAAGTCTATTTAtctctcacccacccacccatgaacctccctccctccctaccccccacccccctccctccctccctccctccctaccccccctccctccctcctttcctatccccctccctccctccctagccAGCCACCACCCTAAGCCCCTCGGTGCCTTTCCTGCCCAGCCACCCACTCCCACACCTCCATATCAGCCCTTGATGTGTAGCTGCTCCCCCTGACCCCGACTGCCTCTCTCCATATCAGCCCTTGATGTGTAGCTGCTCCCCCTGACCCCGACTGCCTCTCTCCATATCAGCCCTTGATGTGTAGCTGCTCCCCCTGACCccgactctgcctctctccataTCAGCCCTTGATGTGTAGCTGCTCCCCCCGACCccgactctgcctctctccataTCAGCCCTTGATGTGTAGCTGCTCCCCCCGACCccgactctgcctctctccataTCAGCCCTTGATGTGTAGCTGCTCCCCCTGACCCCGACTGCCTCTCTCCATATCAGCCCTTGATGTGTAGCTGCTCCCCCTGACCCCGACTGCCTCTCTCCATATCAGCCCTTGATGTGTAGCTGCTCCCCCTGACCccgactctgcctctctccataTCAGCCCTTGATGTGTAGCTGCTCCCCCCGACCccgactctgcctctctccataTCAGCCCTTGATGTGTAGCTGCTCCCCCCGACCccgactctgcctctctccataTCAGCCCTTGATGTGTAGCTGCTCCCCCTGACCccgactctgcctctctccataTCAGCCCTTGATGTGTAGCTAATCCCCCTGACccgactctgcctctctccggtGCGTAGCATGCGGCAGTGGGCTAGGAGGGAGGCCGAGCGCCTGCTGAAGCACAGAGAGGCCAAGGCTCTGCCGCTGATCGCCGAGGACTACTACGACTCCAGCAAGATCGTGCTGGCTGCTGCCGGAGAGGACTAGTCTGTGTGGGTCCGAGCCCCACAACTTCAACTGTACATTGTATTTCAATATTACGTTAATAAATGTCGTCTGGGATGTTGCAGTTGTGTCttcttattgttattgttggGAAATGCACTTGATGAAAATATTTGAGGTATATTTCAAACACTAAACGTTTAAGTGTTTGTTAATTGATTGGGCTATTTAACTCGACCGTGTCAGAGAATACTTGGCAATTGATGTATAAAGTCATGGTACTAACGCAAACAAAACTTGTTTAATTAACGTATCAACTGAAATACAGATGTTAGATATCAGTCTAATCAATGCAATAGCCTATTGACCGTcattcaaaaacaaaaaagcgTTTTGTAGGGCAGATGGataccttaaaggcacccagtgcaactttcgaggcttaaaaataaacattcaatttctagtcttttttatacgtagtaagtttcaataactccataccattacataccgacattcaagcagcaaagatgagacgtcgttgtgtggtgagaactgatagaaaatcgataacaacaatgccgccattttctttattttttgtaacctacaataaataaagcaggcttccagtcaatgaaaaaatggcttctccccaccggcgattgttgttgtttacgattttctatcagttctcaccacacaacgacgtctcatctttgctccttgaatgtcgatatgtaatggtatggagttattgaaaattactacgtgtaaaaaagactagaaattgaatgtttatttttcattgaatgtttacataaagttgcactgggtgcctttaatgatcCAGTTCtatgtattgtaaaaaaaaattaacaagcTATTCCATGCACAACCGTGAATTACCATTTACTTTGTTAGAAGTTCCTTTGCCAGCTCCTATGTTTGATTGGCCGTGTCTTAATTGAGAGGGTTGGTCTTAATTAATGTGACAGTGACGGGGGGCGGAGCGAGGGTCGGGCTGGAAAAGAAGAGAAGAATGGTAGGAAAACAAAACACTTTCCTAAAGCATCCTTGCTCTGGTCACAGCCCAAACAACGACTTTTGACGGACGGAATAAAAGCAGGAATTGTCATAAACGGAGTTGAATGGTTTACAACGGCTGACCTGAAGACCTAAGCAGATGAGCTAACGCGAGCTAAGGTTTCCCAGGGACGGGAGAGGCTCGACCCGGAGACAACGAGCCCCCGAAGAGACTCTCACACCGCATGAACTCGACAACTAACCCACTAATAGAGTAGGAGGACCGCGTAAAGATCAGCCTTTACTACGAGCCTCCCTGGAGCCTCTTTCCATGATGATGTATTACTTTAGTAGAGTTGTAAACACGTCCTTCTGGCTGCAGATCGACAGAGACCTGCCTGGAGGAAGGGCACAACTCGTGGAAATAACtcttcattttcattttctatAGATCGTGAAGTCTATGCCCTTAAACAATTGATTATTTCCCTATATCTCAGTCGTTCAGCTCAGTCTGTGCGCACACGGCAGGCGAATTTCTTGTGTGGCGTTGAAAAGGTAATGCTGAGAAAAATAACAATACTGTAAAGCCCCTTTAAAAACAAAAGGTGAGGAAGCCCTTTAATATACACAATATAAAGTGCGACTTGGTGTTGTCCGCCAGATGGCTGCTATCCTTAAGAAGCTGTTCCCGGAGGTGTACGTGCCCACCGTGTTTGAAGGCTGGGTCGGTGTTTTCGAAGTGGACTCTAAACAGGTGAGGTGGTCTACGCATTTAACAACAGCCCTGAACAATGTTTAAATAGTTACAAGTATTGCGGATTTCATTTTTTACCCAGACACAGACGTCATTCTCATGTGCTTCTCCATCGATAACCTGGACAGCTTAGGTTATGAATCCAAAATACCCCTTGTGTTGCCTATCtatcattgaaaatgtttttatttatccaAATCTAGAAATTTGTAAAATGCGACCACGAAGGGactcgaaccctcaatcttctgattcgaagtcagacgccttatccattaggccacgcgGTCATATAGATTACCACACTGtttgttcattatttttaatattaacATTAGTTGCTTCGATTTTGGTTTTGTTACGATTGTTCTCGGCAGCACTTAATACACAGTGGATAGAAATGCCGGCTAAATGGCCAAATGTAAATAATGCTGTAAATCTTAACTATTGGCTAACTGACGTTGGCGTACCTTCCGGTCGGCTCTCAGAGAACATCCCTGAGAAGTGGACCCCAGAGGTGAAACACTTCTGCCCCAACGTTCCCATCATCCTGGTCGGCAACAAGAAGGACCTGCACAACGACGAGCAGGAGCTGGCCAAGAGGAAGCAGGTAGGTGACGGACGCGGGACCCGGGTTCACTCTGGCAACTCCTGGTGGAGCGGGGCGGGGGGCAGGATAATCTTGTGTAGTGTCCCGGTGGTTCGAGGGCAGTCCGGCCTCCCCATTCACTTCAACACATTATCCATAGTGGGTTCGATCACTGGGCACCTACCAGCTCCTTAACGACGACCTGTGTCTAGTGCCTttgtatagcctatatatataacCCGAAgtgtatatataaaatataaccctAAGTGTCTACTATATAACTCAATGGTCGGGATAGCAGCAGGGAGTACAGTCCGATTAATTGGTCCTAATTTGAGTTataattcatttaaaaaaaagtttgtttaTCGTTGACTTTCAACATATGCATGACATAGATTCAACATATGTATGACATAGATAAAAGcttaatgtttttatttgacttaaaccataaatatatatatataagtgcaTACTCTGGATAATGAGACTAACATATTCTGTGTTTTTTCTATAACCTTTTCATGTAATTCATTGGTTTGCCTGGTTCTAGTTGACTAATAGCTGACTTGGCTCAAACATAATGCCCGGGATATTTTACATTTAGGTTTAAATATTACAGCTCTATAAACATTGGATAGTGTATTCAGATTGGCAGTGATTTCAATAAAGCACTGCCTGTTTGTTCACTGTATGGTTACGTCTTGAACTTTTCGTTTTAGACCTTTCCTTTGAGAATATCTTTCATGCACTTTAATCTCTTTGGAAATGACACTGCCATGCCCTTCTGTATTAATTGCACATATTTTGCACACTGCTTAAATGGTTAAAAACGTAAATGCTGAAAATCTTTAAAGCATCAACTTCGCCTAAATACAAAATTCAGAAACTAGCAAGCTGTTCTTTTTTTGTCCAGCTTCCAAAGACAGTCAGGAAAAGTCTTATACACACATGTGGTCCGTTTGATTTCTCCTCTTCATTGAAGATTTGGAAATATTGTCAACTGTAATGGAGACTTCAAGCAAAGGTCACAAGGTTATATATAATTTAAAAGAAAggacaaaaatatttatttcacAGTATTTACTAAGGAGTAATgggttaaaataaatgttttgtattCAGGACAGGGTGAAATATATTTGACAGCATCAAGAGTATATGGTGTTCCAGATCTTAATCCTATAAGGTTTGATGAAGCCCCGTCACAAACTCCTGATAGTAAGGCTCTGCAAAAGAAGACATTAAAAAAGGTCATTAAAAAGTTGCCTTAAACTCTTGAAAATCTGATGgacagtggttcccaaactttgaGGGACTAATGCACCCCAGGCCTGGATGGGGAGGTCCTACCTGTATCTGGCTCTATACAGGAGTGTCTTATGAGAAAGTCCAGCACCACCATGGCACAGTTTGGTTTGAAGTCTCCACCGACCAGCATCTCTTTCACCTGAAGACAGACCTTTAGTGATGCTCCAAAATAATACGACAATATAACATGAGGCATGATGGGGTTTGGACTTCCAGCTGAAGGTACTTGGTGTGTTTCTCCATTTCCACCACCTACCTGAAGCCATGAGAGAAAGCTACCAAACCCCTCACTGCAAgtcattttggataaaagcgtatgCTAAAAtagtaacataaaaaaaaaaatttgcaaGGACGCTGACTCATTGTTTATTACCCACCTTATCCAGCGGCAGAAAGTAGAACTCCTGCACTTCTCCGTCACCAACTCTGGGCTGGAAATCAGCAGGAAGTTCGAGGTCGAAGACAAACTGGCTCTCTGGAAAaattccttcctcttcctcgtaGGTGTAGCTTCAAACGCACAAGGTTTTGTCATTCATCAACTCATGAAGCAAACTCAATGTTGTCATTTGATTCCAAAGAGCTCTTCTTAATATGTGCCCTTATAGATCATTTATGTAAATAAATGGGTTAACGAATAGCATTATGACATGACATATTGATGATACGTGTCAAAATGCTATTTTTAACGAATTTATTACACACACCAGTGATCCAATACCCAATGACAAATAGTTGAATATGTACATTTTGACGTGCAATTTAGATTTACAATGAGTGTGCAGTGGTCAAGTCTGAAAATACATTCCTCATTAATAGCCAGATATTCTAATGAAATTCCAGTCTGCATACCTTATGCAGACTGGAGGTCAGCCCCCTTGTGCTTAGACGAACGGTACCCTATTGGACCAGAACATGACAAACACATGGCCTACAGCGATGGTACCTGATTGGACCAGTACTTGACGAACACGTGGCCTACAGCGATGGTACCTGATTGGACCAGTACTTGACGAACACATGGCCTACAGCGATGGTACCTGATTGGACCAGTACTTGACGAACACATGGCCTATAGCGATGGTACCTGATTGGACCAGTACTTGACGAACACATGGCCTACAGCGATGGTACCTGATTGGACCAGTACTTGACGAACACATGGCCTACAGCGATGGTACCTGATTGGACCAGTACATGACCACTCACCTCACCGTGGTGACCGATCTAGCCTTCACAGCGATGGCTGCTGGGATGCAGGCCTCCTCTTCACACTCCTTTAGCGCAGTGTCTCCGATGCCCATCCCTGCAGCCAGGCCGCCGGCCGCCTGAGGAGAGGCGCAGCGGGGCTTAAACCTCCTCCTTCATACCGTGTCTTATGGGAATCCTTCTCTTTATCCAATGACAGACCTGGAAAAGCTTAGCTAGTGTTGATGCATATGCAGGAAAACGCTTCGCAATGACCGTCGTACTGACACAGTACTACTAATGCTAACATTGACCGTCGTACTGACACAGTACTACTAATGCTAACATTGACCGTCGTACTGACacagtactactaatactaacaTTGACCGTCGTACTGACacagtactactaatactaacaTTGACCGTCGTACTGACacagtactactaatactaacaTTGACCGTCGTACTGACacagtactactaatactaacaTTGACCGTCCGTCGTACTGACacagtactactaatactaacaTTGACCGTCCGTCGTACTGACacagtactactaatactaacaTTGACCGTCGTACTGACacagtactactaatactaacaTTGACCGTCGTACTGACacagtactactaatactaacaTTGACCGTCGTACTGACacagtactactaatactaacaTTGACCGTCGTACTGACacagtactactaatactaacaTTGACCGTCGTACTGACacagtactactaatactaacaTTGACCGTCGTACTGACacagtactactaatactaacaTTGACCGTCGTACTGACacagtactactaatactaacaTTGACCGTCGTACTGACACAGTACTACTAATGCTAACATTGACCGTCGTACTGACACAGTACTACTAATGCTAACATTGACCGTCCGTCGTACTGACacagtactactaatactaacaTTGACCGTCGTACTGACacagtactactaatactaacaTTGACCGTCGTACTGACacagtactactaatactaacaGCTAGTTGTTTAATGATCGTACGCCCATCAACTATACAAGCAGCAGTCATGAACCTCagtgaaaacaaataaatataaattaatacaAAGAGCTTATTTTGATGCATAAAAGGCCTATATAACATATGTGTTATCTATACGATCCTTCTAGCGGGCCTCTCCCACcaggttgggttagggttggggttatgccgcgtttccactgcggGGTGTGGTACGGTTCGcctcgcctcagtccggtagggagggggcagtatagcccagctcagttccgaggtggtgtttccaccgccgacagtaccctttgtggtaggccggatgtcgatcgccgcggcagctacgtaaacatcgtaaacgtcttcctccccaagaatgcagaggaacgtctccacctccttgttcgcccaagcaagcgttttacgcgacatgttcattgtaaagaataatacctcaaggctactgtttggttgtttttatccccacgtcgcccggaagtgacgattctgtcgaccaatcaacggacggggtgtgtagctcgaattttccggcaccctttcaggcgtctcagtaccccaactgaggagtactgaagacgaggaaAAAACGAGTAccgctcagtccgggtcacggcCAATTTTGGCGGTGGAatcgcaatccgtaccgcacctttgcgaaccgaaccgtaccgcaccctgcagtggaaacgcgccattagctaaccctaacccttaccctaaccctagcctcaCTCACcaggttgggttagggttatggttgggGTTAACTAAGCCTAACCCTAGCCTCACTCACcaggttgggttagggttatggttagggttaactaagCCTAACCCTAGCCTCACTCACcaggttgggttagggttatggttagggttaactaagCCTAACCCTAGCCTCACTCACcaggttgggttagggttatggttagggttaactaaccctaaccatagccTCACTCACCAGGTTGTCCAGGCGGCCGGCGTACGTCTGCTTGGTGGCGGAGCGGCGGGCCAGCCACATCCTGAGCCCCCCGTCGGCGCTCCGGCAGAACCCGTTGATGTGGACGCCGTACCTCCTCACCCCAAACAGGCCTGCTCAGAACCAGGGCCGGGATCAGAACCAGGGCCGGGATCAGAACCAGGGCCGGGATCAGAACCAGGGCCGGGATCAGAACCAGGGCTGGGATCAGAACCCAGCTCAGAACCAGGGCCGGGATCAGAACCAGGGCCGGGATCAGAACCCAGCTCAGAACCCCAGCAGGCTCAGACTGGATAACGCTGGGCTGGGATCAGGCTAGATGAGGTGATCACCATCACCACATCTACATACTGCCCTGCCCGTTCTAAACTTTCTCAGGAGTCTAATTGTTCAAATTTCAACTGGACTTACTGGTTGCTGATCGCTCCATAGACATCAGTGGGGCGTCGCAGTATCTGGCCATGACGTCATACCTCTGACGGGGGTTAGACATTAAGTTATGTTGAATGCCTCCATAACTGCGTCAATATGATTGCATGAGGCTGTGGAGGAAGCGTGTCTAGTTAGTCACTcacctcatccctccatcccttcaAACATGTCAGCGCGTCGCTGCGTCTCAGGCTCTGCAGGACGCGGTCGACTTCCTCTGACCTCTTGGAGTGAGTGTCCAGCCTCGAGCTGAGGGAAAGGGCGCCGTCGTTGGGCGGATCGAAGACGTCTGGGAAGTTCCTCAAAATGGCGGCCATTTGAGGGAGGATCCAACCGACCTGTTGGTCCGCCACCATGAAGCGCAGACATCTGGCGCGGCAGGACCCTGGCAGGACCGGGACTAGTAATTAGCTGATTTATCGCCCATTATTTACAATCAAGACAATGAAATAACCACAGTATACCAGCATGGTACAAAATAG harbors:
- the tpk2 gene encoding thiamin pyrophosphokinase 2 isoform X2, with the translated sequence MRSGSCRARCLRFMVADQQVGWILPQMAAILRNFPDVFDPPNDGALSLSSRLDTHSKRSEEVDRVLQSLRRSDALTCLKGWRDERYDVMARYCDAPLMSMERSATSLFGVRRYGVHINGFCRSADGGLRMWLARRSATKQTYAGRLDNLAAGGLAAGMGIGDTALKECEEEACIPAAIAVKARSVTTVSYTYEEEEGIFPESQFVFDLELPADFQPRVGDGEVQEFYFLPLDKVKEMLVGGDFKPNCAMVVLDFLIRHSCIEPDTEPYYQEFVTGLHQTL
- the tpk2 gene encoding thiamin pyrophosphokinase 2 isoform X1 — protein: MRSGKIVNVYSRFIGVKYHKPHRPYLLSSIVRRLRVVSLQAVEMATVWSEKMLQLLRKMNNFHSPGSCRARCLRFMVADQQVGWILPQMAAILRNFPDVFDPPNDGALSLSSRLDTHSKRSEEVDRVLQSLRRSDALTCLKGWRDERYDVMARYCDAPLMSMERSATSLFGVRRYGVHINGFCRSADGGLRMWLARRSATKQTYAGRLDNLAAGGLAAGMGIGDTALKECEEEACIPAAIAVKARSVTTVSYTYEEEEGIFPESQFVFDLELPADFQPRVGDGEVQEFYFLPLDKVKEMLVGGDFKPNCAMVVLDFLIRHSCIEPDTEPYYQEFVTGLHQTL